The genomic stretch AAGTACTATTTTTACTTTAAATTATAAAACACAGAATGCTTGTACTCCGCTTAATATACGAAAGCATTTTATTTGCCTTTAATTCTTTACGGGCAAACCGGCTACGAACTTTTCTATCGTTGCTTGGTATTACCATTGGTATTTTTGCCATAATTTCGGTTTTTACGGTTATCGACTCGCTGGAAAGATACATTCGCGACAGTTTGGATTCGCTGGGAAGCAACATGGTATATGTTCAGAAATGGCCATGGACACCCCCGGAAGGTGAAACCGAATATCCGTGGTGGAAATACATGAACCGCCCCGTACCTGAAATTGGCGAAACCGAAGAATTATTGCGAAAAGGCAAAACGTTTGACAATGCAGCTTTTCTTTTTGGATTTAGCCGGACTGCACAATTTGGCAGCAGTAAAATAGAAAATGCCACGGTAATGGCTACTTCAGAAGGGATTCTGGATGTTTGGAATTTACAAATTGCTTCGGGCCGGTATTTTACCGAATCGGAAATGCGAAACGGAGCACCCGTTGCTGTAATTGGAAGCGAAATTGAAAAGCAGCTTTTTGAAGGCATGAATCCAATTGGCCGTACCATAAAAATTCAGGGCTATAAGTTTCAAATAATTGGCACTTACGAGCAAATGGGACAAGATGCATTTGGTACAAGTATGGATAAAAACATACACATTAGCGCTGTAAAATCATTCTACATGATTGATGTTCGGGACAAAGACCGGGGACAAACCATTTGCGTGAAAGCCCGCGACAATGTTGACAGCGACCAGTTTATGGCTGAGTTGGAAGGAATAATGCGAAACATCAGGCAATTAAAACCGATGGAAGAAAACGACTTCGCATTAAACGAGGTGAGTATTGTTTCCAATCAGTTCGACCAGTTTTTTGCCGTTTTTAATTTGGCCGGTGCAATTATTGGTGGTTTTTCGATAATTGTTGGTGGATTTGGAATTGCCAACATCATGTTTGTTTCGGTAAAAGAACGAACCAAAATAATTGGCATTCAGAAATCGTTGGGAGCAAAAAAATACTTTATTCTTTTGCAATTCATTTTCGAAGCAATTGTGTTGTCGGTAATTGGAGGAATTGTTGGATTGCTGCTGATATTTATAGGCACACAAATAGTGAGTTATGCCACCGAGTTTACCATTATTTTAACAGTAGATAATATTATAAACGGATTACTGATTTCGAGTATTATCGGTTTTATTGCCGGTTTTATGCCAGCCAGGGCAGCCGCCAAACTCGATCCGGTGATTGCAATAAACTCGGTTTAAGTTGCCTTAAAACCCAAATGTAAAATAGCATCGCCTTTGTACACTACCGGCGCATGATTTAATCCGATAATATAACCACTTTGTGGAATTTTAATTTTGTATTCGAATTTACCGTAGGGATCGGAAATAATACCAACTAAATCTCCTTTCTTAACCCAATCGCCATCTTTTTGAAAAAACCGGAATAGCCCTCCATATTTAGCACGCAACCAAATGGATTGATCGATAACAATTGAAGGCTCCGATTTCATTTCTGAAATCTCTTCAGAGAAATCTCTCATTCCCAAATGATGCATCAACCTAAGCGTACCATTTACGCCTCGTCTTGTAATCCGGTGATTAAAGTCGAGACTTTTGCCGCCTTCGAATAAGAGCACCTTTTTACCAATTGAAGTGGCTGCCAGTCGAAACGACTTTTCGCGTTGATTGGCATAAACAATAAATCGCGAATTAAACACATTTGCCAATGCCAGTAATTCGGGATTATCTCTCGAAATTCGTATTTGCGAGGAATTGAACCGACGTGCACCTCCGGTGTGAAAATCGACACAATAATCAATGTGAGGCACAATTTCATTCATCATGGTTGAGGCAAAAATACTTGCCAGCGAACCACTTTTTGATCCGGGGAAAGAGCGGTTTAAATCTTTTCCATCCGGGAACTCGCGTTTTTGGTTTAGAAATCCGAATACGTTTAAAGTGGGAATGGAAATCACCATCCCATTTTGAGGACTGGTGTATTTTCGTGCCAACAGTTCGCGCACTATTTCTACCCCATTTAATTCGTTGCCATGAATACCGGCATTTAAAAGCAAAATTGGTCCATCTCCACGGCCACGTTCAACAATAACAGGTATTTCTATTTTTGTTTGTGTATGCAAACGGGCAATGTCGAGATTTAAAGTTCGTTTTTGCCCGGGCAGTATGTGTTCGCCCAGGATGGTAATTTCACTTGTTGATTTCATTACGAAAGTTATTAAACATTACGTTCAATATAACGAATAATACTATTGGCAATATCTTTTTCGGTGGCCATTTCTATTCCTTCCAGTCCGGGTGATGAGTTGACTTCCAGAATAAGCGGGCCGTGACTTGACTGCAACATATCGACACCGCAAACGCCAAGCCCCATAACACGAGCAGCTTTTAATGCCGCATTTTCTTCGTCTTCCGACAATTCAATAATATCGGCTGTTCCGCCACGATGTAAATTCGAACGGAATTCGCCTTTTTTAGCCTGCCTTTTCATGGCACCCACAACTACTCCATCAACAACAAATGCCCGAATATCGGCACCTTTGGCTTCTTTTATAAATTCTTGAACAATTACACGAACTTTTAATCCGTTAAATGCTTCTATAACCGATTCGGCGGCATTGTTGGTTTCGGCTAAAACCACACCTAAACCCTGAGTTCCTTCCAGCAATTTAATAACCACCGGAGCTCCGCCGGCAGCCTGAATAATTTCTTTTACATTTCGGGAATAGTTGGTAAAAACCGTTTTGGGCAGTCCTAAACCTGCACGCGACAAAATCTGCAAACTTCTGAGTTTATCTCGCGAACGCACCAAAGCCTGCGATTCGACCGACGAAAAAACTTTCATCATCTCAAATTGCCGTACCACCGCAGTACCAAAAAAAGTTACCGAAGCTCCGATTCTTGGAATTACAGCATCTACTTTTTCAAGTTTCTGTCCTTTATAAATTATTACCGGATTTTTTTTCTCAATAAATAAATCGCATTTTGTATGGTCCAGAATAAGCATTTCGTGGCCACGTTTTTCGCCTGCTTCTACAAGTCGTTTGGTCGAGTATAAATTTGGATTCCTGGATAATATTACAATTCTCATCTTATGTATTAACTTGTTTTAGGTATTAAGTTCTGTTTCTGAAATTATGTACAGCTACAAAAACCAAACACATCTTTATATTTCTACTTGAATTATTTTCTTATTAAATGACAGATTTTTTCTTGAAGTATCTATCAAAAACTTTTTCGAAGTAAATTTTCGTCCCAACAAAACCGGATGTTTCATATCAGCCCTTTCCGTAAGTGTAAGTTCTACGGTAAACGTTTCATCAAAAATTTCAATTTTAGTAAATATCGAAAAGCGTTCTTCCACAATGCCGTTCGAACTTTTTACTTTACGAATATTAAAATGATCAAAGCAAAATTCCTTTTCGTGATATTGAGGATGATCCGGATCGAGAAAAATGCAGCGAATTACTTCCTGTTCTCCTTCCATGTGTTTATTGATACTTGCACAATGAAAGCTTGATGTATAAGCACCTGAATCAACTTTTACCTCTATCTCGTTCAATCCTAATTCCGGGAAATCAGCAATGTCTTTTCTTCCGATTAAAATGCGTTTTCTATTCACTTTTTTCTTATAAAATACCAAAAAACATCCGTCCTATCAACAAGTATATCATCAATCCCAAAATATCATTCATTGTTGTTATAAACGGACCGGTTGCCAGTGCCGGATCAATTTTAAATCGGTTAAGGATTAAAGGAATTACGGTACCAAACAAGGATGCAAACAAAATAACAATAAACAAACTAAGTGATACTGAATAGGTTAAAGCCATGTTTCCTGACGAGACAAAATTATAGATAAATATAAGACTTGCAAAAGTTGCAGCAGTCAACAATGCCACCGAAACTTCCTTGAACAATTTTCGTCTCGGTGTTTCCAGGTCTTTTACCCCGCTTGCAATACTTTGCACAACAATTGACGACGACTGAACTCCAACATTACCCGCCATTGCAGCAATAAGTGGGATAAAAAAGGCAAGTTCGGTAACCTGCGCCAGAGATTCTTCGTGCGATCCTAAAACCACAGCTCCTAAAATACCTCCAAGCAATCCAATTAACAACCACGGGAAACGAGCCCGCATTACTTCCCATACTTTATCGCCGGGCTCAACATCGCCGGTAATACCCGATACCATCTGGTAATCTTTTTCGGCCTCTTCACGCACAATGTCTATCACATCATCGAATGTAATCCTACCTTTTAAACGCCCTATGTCATCAACAACGGGTATGGCTACCAGGTCATATTTATCCATTATTTCGGCTACTTCTTCCTGACGGGCATCGGTATTCACCATTTTAATATCAGGATCGTACAAATTAGAGATTTTGGTATTTGTATGATTTAAGATCAGCTTTTTCAAAGACAGAAGTCCTTTCAATTTTTCATCGTCATCAATTACGTAAATATAAAATATCTCGTCAACCTCTTCGGCTTGCGTACTAATTTCCTTTAAACAGGTGGCCACTGTCCAGTTTTCGTTCACCGTAACCAGCTCTTTTGCCATTATACCACCGGCCGAATCTTCATCATATTCCAAAAGATCAACAATGTCGCCGGCTTGTTCAATGTCTTCAATTTCGTTAAGAACTTCTTTCTGAACATCTTCATCTAACTCAGCAACAATATCGGCAGCATCATCCGAGTCCATAAACTCAATAAACTTGCTGGCAATAAATTCGGGAGGTAATACTTTTAAAAAGCGTTTTCGATCGTCTTCATCAATCTCAATAAGTACATCAGAAGCTTTTTCACCATCCAGCAACAAGTAAATAAACTTGGCTTCGTCGGTGTTTAAATCGTCCATTATCTCGGCAATATCAGCCGGATGCAAATCAGCCATCAATGCAGCCACTTCTGCATTTTTCTGATCCTCAACTAATTGTCTTAGCTGCTCAATGTTTTCTTTTGTTATTTCAAAGCTCATACCTACCTGTTTTCGATATTTTCGATCTTACAAGTTAAATCAACAAAAGCATCCACCGAAAGTTGTTCGGGTCTTTTCTCGGCATACTCTTCGGGAAGAGATTCGCAGATTTCTTTTAAGGAATTACGTAACATTTTTCGCCTTAAATTAAAGGCCGATTTTACAACTTTCACAAAAAGTTCTTCGCTGCACGGAAGTTCAGTAACCTTATTACGCGTTAAACGAATGACCGCCGATTTTACTTTGGGTGGAGGATTAAACACCCCTTCCGAAACGGTGAATAAATATTCTATATCATAAAAGGCCTGTAACAAAACACTTAAAATTCCATACACTTTTGTTCCGTGTTTGGAGGCAATGCGTTCGGCTACTTCTTTTTGTACCATTCCAACCACTTCGGGTACCTGGTTCCGCATGGCCAAAATTCTAAAAAATATTTGAGATGAAATGTTGTATGGGAAATTACCAATTACACTAAATTCGCCTTTAAACTTCGACGAAATATCCGATTTTAAAAAATCTTCCGACCAAATGTGTTTTAAATCAGAAAAATTATGTTTTAAATATTCTACCGATTCGCGATCGATTTCTACAACATGTACATTTAGCTCCGATCGATGAAGTAAATATTGAGTTAATACTCCCATTCCGGGTCCTATTTCCAACACATCGGAAACGCCGGTACCCAAGCTGTCAACAATTTTCCGTGCAATATTCTGATCGGTTAAAAAATGCTGACCTAAATTCTTTTTTGGTCGTACAAAACTCATAACTTTCTACTTCGTCCATTTCTAAATTCGTACTTAATTGCCTTTTTCGTCTTTTAAATAAAACAAATTTATATTTTTGTTTGCTGGAATAGCTTTACCTAACGGTTCTTATTGGCGCCTCGAAATTAGTAAAATTTTAGGGGAATTAACGCCGGGGTAAAAAGAAAGCTCTAAAAATCTAAATTTTGAAAAAGACAGTCATTAAGATTCTACAGTTTCTGGCATTCTTTGCCTTGGGTGCCTTTATTTTTTGGCTCATTTATAAAGATCAGGATATTGAACGAATTAAGTCAGTATTAAAAAACGATGTAAACTACTGGTGGGTGGGCCTATCCCTTTTCCTGGGGCTGTTAAGCCACGTAAGCCGCACACTTCGCTGGGGTTTAATGATTGAACCCATTGGGCACAAACCTCGTTTTATAAATACTTTTCTGGCAGTAATGGTAGGCTATTTTATGAATATGGCTTTCCCCCGGATGGGTGAAGTTTCGAGATGCGGAGTTTTAGCGCGCTATGAAAAAATATCGTTTACCAAATTAATTGGCACTGTGGTTGCCGAACGCCTGGTCGATTTAATTTCGCTGGTTATACTACTCGGGATTATAATTGTGGCGCAATTTGGCAAAATGCTTCATTTCATTAAAGAAAATCCTGAAATACATGAAAAACTTATCGGAGCAATTTCTTCGCCTTATTTAATTGTGGGCTTAATTGTAGCCGCAGTTTTGTTTTTTGTTTTCAGAAATGCACTAAAAGGCACAGCACTATTCAAAAAAATAATTGAAATCATCACTAACTTTAAAGAAGGTTTTATTTCGATACGGAATATCGAGAAAAAGGGATGGTTCTATTTTCATTCAGTATTTATCTGGCTAATGTATTATGTAATGCTGTATGTGGTGTTTTTCGCCTTCGAATTTACATCGGGATTAAACCCAATTGCCGGATTGACAACATTTGTTTTAGCAAGTTTTGGGATGGTTGCACCCGTTCAGGGAGGAATCGGAGCCTGGCATTTTATGGCCAAAGAAGCACTTTCGCTCTATGGCGTTGCAAATGAAAACGGAATTATCTTTGCATTTGTAGCTCACTCGTCAATGACAGCAATGATTATTCTGATTGGTGCAATTTCGGTAGCTATTCTTCCGTTTATAAACAGCAAAAGCAAAGAAACCGAAGTAGCCGAACCGATTGCTCAAACAAGGTAAACTGTTTCCGGGGCACGCTGCTCTAA from uncultured Draconibacterium sp. encodes the following:
- a CDS encoding lysylphosphatidylglycerol synthase transmembrane domain-containing protein, with translation MKKTVIKILQFLAFFALGAFIFWLIYKDQDIERIKSVLKNDVNYWWVGLSLFLGLLSHVSRTLRWGLMIEPIGHKPRFINTFLAVMVGYFMNMAFPRMGEVSRCGVLARYEKISFTKLIGTVVAERLVDLISLVILLGIIIVAQFGKMLHFIKENPEIHEKLIGAISSPYLIVGLIVAAVLFFVFRNALKGTALFKKIIEIITNFKEGFISIRNIEKKGWFYFHSVFIWLMYYVMLYVVFFAFEFTSGLNPIAGLTTFVLASFGMVAPVQGGIGAWHFMAKEALSLYGVANENGIIFAFVAHSSMTAMIILIGAISVAILPFINSKSKETEVAEPIAQTR
- a CDS encoding succinylglutamate desuccinylase/aspartoacylase family protein: MKSTSEITILGEHILPGQKRTLNLDIARLHTQTKIEIPVIVERGRGDGPILLLNAGIHGNELNGVEIVRELLARKYTSPQNGMVISIPTLNVFGFLNQKREFPDGKDLNRSFPGSKSGSLASIFASTMMNEIVPHIDYCVDFHTGGARRFNSSQIRISRDNPELLALANVFNSRFIVYANQREKSFRLAATSIGKKVLLFEGGKSLDFNHRITRRGVNGTLRLMHHLGMRDFSEEISEMKSEPSIVIDQSIWLRAKYGGLFRFFQKDGDWVKKGDLVGIISDPYGKFEYKIKIPQSGYIIGLNHAPVVYKGDAILHLGFKAT
- a CDS encoding ABC transporter permease, which translates into the protein MLVLRLIYESILFAFNSLRANRLRTFLSLLGITIGIFAIISVFTVIDSLERYIRDSLDSLGSNMVYVQKWPWTPPEGETEYPWWKYMNRPVPEIGETEELLRKGKTFDNAAFLFGFSRTAQFGSSKIENATVMATSEGILDVWNLQIASGRYFTESEMRNGAPVAVIGSEIEKQLFEGMNPIGRTIKIQGYKFQIIGTYEQMGQDAFGTSMDKNIHISAVKSFYMIDVRDKDRGQTICVKARDNVDSDQFMAELEGIMRNIRQLKPMEENDFALNEVSIVSNQFDQFFAVFNLAGAIIGGFSIIVGGFGIANIMFVSVKERTKIIGIQKSLGAKKYFILLQFIFEAIVLSVIGGIVGLLLIFIGTQIVSYATEFTIILTVDNIINGLLISSIIGFIAGFMPARAAAKLDPVIAINSV
- the rsmA gene encoding 16S rRNA (adenine(1518)-N(6)/adenine(1519)-N(6))-dimethyltransferase RsmA, whose translation is MSFVRPKKNLGQHFLTDQNIARKIVDSLGTGVSDVLEIGPGMGVLTQYLLHRSELNVHVVEIDRESVEYLKHNFSDLKHIWSEDFLKSDISSKFKGEFSVIGNFPYNISSQIFFRILAMRNQVPEVVGMVQKEVAERIASKHGTKVYGILSVLLQAFYDIEYLFTVSEGVFNPPPKVKSAVIRLTRNKVTELPCSEELFVKVVKSAFNLRRKMLRNSLKEICESLPEEYAEKRPEQLSVDAFVDLTCKIENIENR
- the rimK gene encoding 30S ribosomal protein S6--L-glutamate ligase; translation: MRIVILSRNPNLYSTKRLVEAGEKRGHEMLILDHTKCDLFIEKKNPVIIYKGQKLEKVDAVIPRIGASVTFFGTAVVRQFEMMKVFSSVESQALVRSRDKLRSLQILSRAGLGLPKTVFTNYSRNVKEIIQAAGGAPVVIKLLEGTQGLGVVLAETNNAAESVIEAFNGLKVRVIVQEFIKEAKGADIRAFVVDGVVVGAMKRQAKKGEFRSNLHRGGTADIIELSEDEENAALKAARVMGLGVCGVDMLQSSHGPLILEVNSSPGLEGIEMATEKDIANSIIRYIERNV
- the mgtE gene encoding magnesium transporter yields the protein MSFEITKENIEQLRQLVEDQKNAEVAALMADLHPADIAEIMDDLNTDEAKFIYLLLDGEKASDVLIEIDEDDRKRFLKVLPPEFIASKFIEFMDSDDAADIVAELDEDVQKEVLNEIEDIEQAGDIVDLLEYDEDSAGGIMAKELVTVNENWTVATCLKEISTQAEEVDEIFYIYVIDDDEKLKGLLSLKKLILNHTNTKISNLYDPDIKMVNTDARQEEVAEIMDKYDLVAIPVVDDIGRLKGRITFDDVIDIVREEAEKDYQMVSGITGDVEPGDKVWEVMRARFPWLLIGLLGGILGAVVLGSHEESLAQVTELAFFIPLIAAMAGNVGVQSSSIVVQSIASGVKDLETPRRKLFKEVSVALLTAATFASLIFIYNFVSSGNMALTYSVSLSLFIVILFASLFGTVIPLILNRFKIDPALATGPFITTMNDILGLMIYLLIGRMFFGIL
- a CDS encoding RimK/LysX family protein; its protein translation is MNRKRILIGRKDIADFPELGLNEIEVKVDSGAYTSSFHCASINKHMEGEQEVIRCIFLDPDHPQYHEKEFCFDHFNIRKVKSSNGIVEERFSIFTKIEIFDETFTVELTLTERADMKHPVLLGRKFTSKKFLIDTSRKNLSFNKKIIQVEI